CCTGAGCCAATTTCCAATGCAGATGGAATGGAAAATGTGGTTGCAAACTGGGAATACCTGACACGAGTCCCCTTTCTCAAAATCCTCTAAACAAATTGCACATTCATTGTTATCGTTATCTccagaagatgaagatgaagagcAACTACTTGGTTTCAATTCTGTACTATGGCTCCCGTAAATGACACACGGCGGCAGTTTCTCCAAGGCTCGCCGGTGCCGCCATGTCCCGTCTCGCCCTTCCCCTAAATGTCTAAGGATTCTTTCTAGCATTTCCAAGACTTGTACATTGTTTTCCAGCATTAAATGTTCGTAGTTTCCACGTTGCGCACCACTCGTTCGATGAAAATCCTGAGTGGATTCACGGGACGTATTCCCTGCTTCCAGGTCGTTCTGACGCACCTCGTTGAAAAATTCGAAGCAACTGTGCACAATGGAGACGATGATCAAGGAAACCATGATGGAAAAAGCGACAATGCAGGCGAAGATCACGAGTAGAATGACGAATCCGGTGAGAATATAGAAAAGAGTGGTGGTAATTGATGGAGAAATAAAGATTAGAGGAGGAGTAGTTTGTGGCGATGGAGGAGCCATAATAATGTTCGAATGTTTTGGTTGAGCTGCAAAGCTGCTGACGTTCAGAATTTGGTTTTGGCTGCTGCTTTGCTTGGTATTTGTCCATGTAAGTTGTTGCCAAAAGTCGTTAAATCCATCTAAGAGTTCTTTCATTTTGTTCGAATTAAACGAacgttttatttttattgttgattttttgAACAAATGTATATACGCATATTATTTGCGTTAGGCAATAAAAAAGAATTGGTTACATTTGAGTCCCCGTTATAGAAATTTAGTTAAAACACCATAACAAGATACCGGATACAAAAGCAGTCATTCACATTGGGTATCAACCCAACCCAAAGAaacgagagagaaaaaaaattgggtttaTTGGTTAGTTTATTAGTTTGACACAAAAAACAGATATTAGATATGACTATAACAAATTACTTGGTAAACAGCTCCTAAAACGTGTTTGTTTTACATGTTTAATACACCGTTGGCTTCACTGCACATTTATGTTTTGAACATATAATGTAGAGTGGATACTATCATTTGCTTTTTTTATTCCTTATATGAGTCTTTTTTATTTGACAAGATCCTAAGAACAACTCTAATGTTTGCTTAAGTTGTGAAATCATGACTTTTTTAATAAACTttaccaataaaaaaaaaatgaaggtaACGTTGCTGCTGCTGGGCAACATTGCCAATTTTCTTATAA
This genomic interval from Humulus lupulus chromosome 8, drHumLupu1.1, whole genome shotgun sequence contains the following:
- the LOC133795290 gene encoding putative RING-H2 finger protein ATL19, yielding MKELLDGFNDFWQQLTWTNTKQSSSQNQILNVSSFAAQPKHSNIIMAPPSPQTTPPLIFISPSITTTLFYILTGFVILLVIFACIVAFSIMVSLIIVSIVHSCFEFFNEVRQNDLEAGNTSRESTQDFHRTSGAQRGNYEHLMLENNVQVLEMLERILRHLGEGRDGTWRHRRALEKLPPCVIYGSHSTELKPSSCSSSSSSGDNDNNECAICLEDFEKGDSCQVFPVCNHIFHSICIGNWLRKNPTCPLCRHCLLRI